The DNA window gctgctttggctgcttcaCATCAATTCCATCACATACTGCACGAGACGCTCGTCGACtgcattgagctgctgctgccgcgcgAGGCGGACAACGAGTCCAAGACGCCCATGAATCCCACATTTCCACATCCCATATACTTTCAGCGGCGCGTCAGCAAGGATGAGATCATCATTGGCGCACTGGAGACGGCTTTTATACACATGGACGCGCTCATAGAGCAGGACAGGAATCGTTATCGCGAGGCAGGTGGCTGCACTGCCTGCGTGGCGCTCTTCATCGATGGCAAAATGTATGTGGCCNNNNNNNNNNNNNNNNNNNNNNNNNNNNNNNNNNNNNNNNNNNNNNNNNNNNNNNNNNNNNNNNNNNNNNNNNNNNNNNNNNNNNNNNNNNNNNNNNNNNNNNNNNNNNNNNNNNNNNNNNNNNNNNNNNNNNNNNNNNNNNNNNNNNNNNNNNNNNNNNNNNNNNNNNNNNNNNNNNNNNNNNNNNNNNNNNNNNNNNNNNNNNNNNNNNNNNNNNNNNNNNNNNNNNNNNNNNNNNNNNNNNNNNNNNNNNNNNNNNNNNNNNNNNNNNNNNNNNNNNNNNNNNNNNNNNNNNNNNNNNNNNNNNNNNNNNNNNNNNNNNNNNNNNNNNNNNNNNNNNNNNNNNNNNNNNNNNNNNNNNNNNNNNNNNNNNNNNNNNNNNNNNNNNNNNNNNNNNNNNNNNNNNNNNNNNNNNNNNNNNNNNNNNNNNNNNNNNNNNNNNNNNNNNNNNNNNNNNNNNNNNNNNNNNNNNNNNNNNNNNNNNNNNNNNNNNNNNNNNNNNNNNNNNNNNNNNNNNNNNNNNNNNNNNNNNNNNNNNNNNNNNNNNNNNNNNNNNNNNNNNNNNNNNNNNNNNNNNNNNNNNNNNNNNNNNNNNNNNNNNNNNNNNNNNNNNNNNNNNNNNNNNNNNNNNNNNNNNNNNNNNNNNNNNNNNNNNNNNNNNNNNNNNNNNNNNNNNNNNNNNNNNNNNNNNNNNNNNNNNNNNNNNNNNNNNNNNNNNNNNNNNNNNNNNNNNNNNNNNNNNNNNNNNNNNNNNNNNNNNNNNNNNNNNNNNNNNNNNNNNNNNNNNNNNNNNNNNNNNNNNNNNNNNNNNNNNNNNNNNNNNNNNNNNNNNNNNNNNNNNNNNNNNNNNNNNNNNNNNNNNNNNNNNNNNNNNNNNNNNNNNNNNNNNNNNNNNNNNNNNNNNNNNNNNNNNNNNNNNNNNNNNNNNNNNNNNNNNNNNNNNNNNNNNNNNNNNNNNNNNNNNNNNNNNNNNNNNNNNNNNNNNNNNNNNNNNNNNNNNNNNNNNNNNNNNNNNNNNNNNNNNNNNNNNNNNNNNNNNNNNNNNNNNNNNNNNNNNNNNNNNNNNNNNNNNNNNNNNNNNNNNNNNNNNNNNNNNNNNNNNNNNNNNNNNNNNNNNNNNNNNNNNNNNNNNNNNNNNNNNNNNNNNNNNNNNNNNNNNNNNNNNNNNNNNNNNNNNNNNNNNNNNNNNNNNNNNNNNNNNNNNNNNNNNNNNNNNNNNNNNNNNNNNNNNNNNNNNNNNNNNNNNNNNNNNNNNNNNNNNNNNNNNNNNNNNNNNNNNNNNNNNNNNNNNNNNNNNNNNNNNNNNNNNNNNNNNNNNNNNNNNNNNNNNNNNNNNNNNNNNNNNNNNNNNNNNNNNNNNNNNNNNNNNNNNNNNNNNNNNNNNNNNNNNNNNNNNNNNNNNNNNNNNNNNNNNNNNNNNNNNNNNNNNNNNNNNNNNNNNNNNNNNNNNNNNNNNNNNNNNNNNNNNNNNNNNNNNNNNNNNNNNNNNNNNNNNNNNNNNNNNNNNNNNNNNNNNNNNNNNNNNNNNNNNNNNNNNNNNNNNNNNNNNNNNNNNNNNNNNNNNNNNNNNNNNNNNNNNNNNNNNNNNNNNNNNNNNNNNNNNNNNNNNNNNNNNNNNNNNNNNNNNNNNNNNNNNNNNNNNNNNNNNNNNNNNNNNNNNNNNNNNNNNNNNNNNNNNNNNNNNNNNNNNNNNNNNNNNNNNNNNNNNNNNNNNNNNNNNNNNNNNNNNNNNNNNNNNNNNNNNNNNNNNNNNNNNNNNNNNNNNNNNNNNNNNNNNNNNNNNNNNNNNNNNNNNNNNNNNNNNNNNNNNNNNNNNNNNNNNNNNNNNNNNNNNNNNNNNNNNNNNNNNNNNNNNNNNNNNNNNNNNNNNNNNNNNNNNNNNNNNNNNNNNNNNNNNNNNNNNNNNNNNNNNNNNNNNNNNNNNNNNNNNNNNNNNNNNNNNNNNNNNNNNNNNNNNNNNNNNNNNNNNNNNNNNNNNNNNNNNNNNNNNNNNNNNNNNNNNNNNNNNNNNNNNNNNNNNNNNNNNNNNNNNNNNNNNNNNNNNNNNNNNNNNNNNNNNNNNNNNNNNNNNNNNNNNNNNNNNNNNNNNNNNNNNNNNNNNNNNNNNNNNNNNNNNNNNNNNNNNNNNNNNNNNNNNNNNNNNNNNNNNNNNNNNNNNNNNNNNNNNNNNNNNNNNNNNNNNNNNNNNNNNNNNNNNNNNNNNNNNNNNNNNNNNNNNNNNNNNNNNNNNNNNNNNNNNNNNNNNNNNNNNNNNNNNNNNNNNNNNNNNNNNNNNNNNNNNNNNNNNNNNNNNNNNNNNNNNNNNNNNNNNNNNNNNNNNNNNNNNNNNNNNNNNNNNNNNNNNNNNNNNNNNNNNNNNNNNNNNNNNNNNNNNNNNNNNNNNNNNNNNNNNNNNNNNNNNNNNNNNNNNNNNNNNNNNNNNNNNNNNNNNNNNNNNNNNNNNNNNNNNNNNNNNNNNNNNNNNNNNNNNNNNNNNNNNNNNNNNNNNNNNNNNNNNNNNNNNNNNNNNNNNNNNNNNNNNNNNNNNNNNNNNNNNNNNNNNNNNNNNNNNNNNNNNNNNNNNNNNNNNNNNNNNNNNNNNNNNNNNNNNNNNNNNNNNNNNNNNNNNNNNNNNNNNNNNNNNNNNNNNNNNNNNNNNNNNNNNNNNNNNNNNNNNNNNNNNNNNNNNNNNNNNNNNNNNNNNNNNNNNNNNNNNNNNNNNNNNNNNNNNNNNNNNNNNNNNNNNNNNNNNNNNNNNNNNNNNNNNNNNNNNNNNNNNNNNNNNNNNNNNNNNNNNNNNNNNNNNNNNNNNNNNNNNNNNNNNNNNNNNNNNNNNNNNNNNNNNNNNNNNNNNNNNNNNNNNNNNNNNNNNNNNNNNNNNNNNNNNNNNNNNNNNNNNNNNNNNNNNNNNNNNNNNNNNNNNNNNNNNNNNNNNNNNNNNNNNNNNNNNNNNNNNNNNNNNNNNNNNNNNNNNNNNNNNNNNNNNNNNNNNNNNNNNNNNNNNNNNNNNNNNNNNNNNNNNNNNNNNNNNNNNNNNNNNNNNNNNNNNNNNNNNNNNNNNNNNNNNNNNNNNNNNNNNNNNNNNNNNNNNNNNNNNNNNNNNNNNNNNNNNNNNNNNNNNNNNNNNNNNNNNNNNNNNNNNNNNNNNNNNNNNNNNNNNNNNNNNNNNNNNNNNNNNNNNNNNNNNNNNNNNNNNNNNNNNNNNNNNNNNNNNNNNNNNNNNNNNNNNNNNNNNNNNNNNNNNNNNNNNNNNNNNNNNNNNNNNNNNNNNNNNNNNNNNNNNNNNNNNNNNNNNNNNNNNNNNNNNNNNNNNNNNNNNNNNNNNNNNNNNNNNNNNNNNNNNNNNNNNNNNNNNNNNNNNNNNNNNNNNNNNNNNNNNNNNNNNNNNNNNNNNNNNNNNNNNNNNNNNNNNNNNNNNNNNNNNNNNNNNNNNNNNNNNNNNNNNNNNNNNNNNNNNNNNNNNNNNNNNNNNNNNNNNNNNNNNNNNNNNNNNNNNNNNNNNNNNNNNNNNNNNNNNNNNNNNNNNNNNNNNNNNNNNNNNNNNNNNNNNNNNNNNNNNNNNNNNNNNNNNNNNNNNNNNNNNNNNNNNNNNNNNNNNNNNNNNNNNNNNNNNNNNNNNNNNNNNNNNNNNNNNNNNNNNNNNNNNNNNNNNNNNNNNNNNNNNNNNNNNNNNNNNNNNNNNNNNNNNNNNNNNNNNNNNNNNNNNNNNNNNNNNNNNNNNNNNNNNNNNNNNNNNNNNNNNNNNNNNNNNNNNNNNNNNNNNNNNNNNNNNNNNNNNNNNNNNNNNNNNNNNNNNNNNNNNNNNNNNNNNNNNNNNNNNNNNNNNNNNNNNNNNNNNNNNNNNNNNNNNNNNNNNNNNNNNNNNNNNNNNNNNNNNNNNNNNNNNNNNNNNNNNNNNNNNNNNNNNNNNNNNNNNNNNNNNNNNNNNNNNNNNNNNNNNNNNNNNNNNNNNNNNNNNNNNNNNNNNNNNNNNNNNNNNNNNNNNNNNNNNNNNNNNNNNNNNNNNNNNNNNNNNNNNNNNNNNNNNNNNNNNNNNNNNNNNNNNNNNNNNNNNNNNNNNNNNNNNNNNNNNNNNNNNNNNNNNNNNNNNNNNNNNNNNNNNNNNNNNNNNNNNNNNNNNNNNNNNNNNNNNNNNNNNNNNNNNNNNNNNNNNNNNNNNNNNNNNNNNNNNNNNNNNNNNNNNNNNNNNNNNNNNNNNNNNNNNNNNNNNNNNNNNNNNNNNNNNNNNNNNNNNNNNNNNNNNNNNNNNNNNNNNNNNNNNNNNNNNNNNNNNNNNNNNNNNNNNNNNNNNNNNNNNNNNNNNNNNNNNNNNNNNNNNNNNNNNNNNNNNNNNNNNNNNNNNNNNNNNNNNNNNNNNNNNNNNNNNNNNNNNNNNNNNNNNNNNNNNNNNNNNNNNNNNNNNNNNNNNNNNNNNNNNNNNNNNNNNNNNNNNNNNNNNNNNNNNNNNNNNNNNNNNNNNNNNNNNNNNNNNNNNNNNNNNNNNNNNNNNNNNNNNNNNNNNNNNNNNNNNNNNNNNNNNNNNNNNNNNNNNNNNNNNNNNNNNNNNNNNNNNNNNNNNNNNNNNNNNNNNNNNNNNNNNNNNNNNNNNNNNNNNNNNNNNNNNNNNNNNNNNNNNNNNNNNNNNNNNNNNNNNNNNNNNNNNNNNNNNNNNNNNNNNNNNNNNNNNNNNNNNNNNNNNNNNNNNNNNNNNNNNNNNNNNNNNNNNNNNNNNNNNNNNNNNNNNNNNNNNNNNNNNNNNNNNNNNNNNNNNNNNNNNNNNNNNNNNNNNNNNNNNNNNNNNNNNNNNNNNNNNNNNNNNNNNNNNNNNNNNNNNNNNNNNNNNNNNNNNNNNNNNNNNNNNNNNNNNNNNNNNNNNNNNNNNNNNNNNNNNNNNNNNNNNNNNNNNNNNNNNNNNNNNNNNNNNNNNNNNNNNNNNNNNNNNNNNNNNNNNNNNNNNNNNNNNNNNNNNNNNNNNNNNNNNNNNNNNNNNNNNNNNNNNNNNNNNNNNNNNNNNNNNNNNNNNNNNNNNNNNNNNNNNNNNNCGTGGAATTTCAATTCCTTCCTTTTGTAGTATGGCATAGACGCGTCGCCTGTCCTGTATATCGTACTGCATATGCAGATTGTTGAGCACAAAGGGATTGCGCAGCTGCGAATACTCGATGGCCTTCTCCAGTGGAAAGCCCTTGGAGTGAAACGATACGAGGCAATCGCATGTGGGCCAATTGTTTACGGGCTCACGCAGTATCACATTCTCCTCGAACGTCACCAGTTTGATGAACTCGAACTCACCCAGACGCGTCAATATCTCCTTCATGGGCTTCGACTGTGTCTTCTTGGCCATGGCACAGATGCCGACCACCAcctgcttgctgttgctggacGATGTGCTTGTATCCGAGTCCATGCCGTCATTGCTATCGCCGAAGTCCGTATCGCCCTTTGAATGAAAATtcacatgttgctgttgagaTATCGTCTTGATCACTCGGAAGCGCACTGTGCTGCTGTTCAGCATgacttaatattatttatgccaacaacaacaacaacaacaacataataaATGCCATGCAGaattcttataaattttgtttacaagcaaatattaatttgtttacatattgtttaatttgttgttagtgtttgacaaaatatgaaaagggGGGGGGCATGAAAATAGCTGAGACAAGTCATTGGCACTACAGTAAACGCTCGCTATGAGCaatttgaagcagcagctagtCACAAGTAAAGTTCAGCAAAAGTTTCACAGCATTTTAGACTTGAAAAGTGTTGAAAAACACTTGAAAATTCTTAtacaactgcaacaatttcTAAAAATCAAGTAttcaaaaaaagtaaactgcCAACATTTTCACACTAATTATAGTTCAAAAGTTGAAACCAGCAGCAATTAGAAATCAGCTtacaaatattgatttttaaattgtacaacgcagcaatttgattgaatttcaaatataacaaatactaAGAATTGCACGcactataattaatttttacaatgaTTTGCGCATAGCTTGGTCAATTATATAATAAGAGCAATTTCGTCGAAaccaatttaaagcaattcgACCAAGCTGAACAAGCGTAGAGCGGttacaagcaaatatttgtataattgtaaaattattatagagagcagagtaaataaataacaaaaactgatTTGCTCGCCAGAGGAAACAAGTTgaacaataaatcaaaataaaaatcgagTGCCCATTTAACGTTTCAATTAGCGTTAGACATAAATTTTCGTCGGCTTACAGTTGCGACAACTGATTAACACCTGATGCGattgcaaaacacacacacacacacacacacatgaacgaTAAAAGGCCTGCTGTTGTtttgagtgggtggtgggtggctgGTCACCTACATTGAGGCATTCATCACAATAGCAAAAATCATTGCTATCATCGCCGCTGGCATTGGTATCCTCATAGTCGCTAACATTGAATGGTCCATACTCtccatcgtcgtcgtcgtcgtcgccgtcgtcgtcctGCTGCTCATTTActgccatttgctgctgctgcgcagtGACTGCGCTGCGTGCGCGTCGCTTGCGTCGCCGCTGACGATTGCGTCGCCGTCGACGCGTATGCATATCCATGCTGTGCCTGCGCTCAGCGTTGCCGCTGCCCGGCGCCAGCTGCTCGGCCTGCTCATGGTCTGCATGCTGCTCATCATCGACAATGGCCACTTCAGCTTTGTCTACTGCCTgcgctgcagcggcggctgcttcGAGCTTCTTTTTGTGTCGCTGATGACGCGAGCGCAGCTTTTTGAGGCGCCACCAATCCTTGAACCACGTCCATTCCATTCAACTGCGTGACTTTTAGCCCAAATTCTTTTTAtgatttggttttttgttatttgtattttgtttttgtttttatggccgcgaacttgcttttgtttttatttttaatcgcacatgcataaattccaacaacaataacaataacaacaacgatcGCGCGTTATACCGTTTTACGCTCGTTTTCACGGCGTGTAGCGACCAGCAACTGATCGCTGGCTCTTTACGCCACAGCCGCTGTCGACAATGGCTCACGCTTCGTTCCGCATTTAGAGATGacaccaaaacaaaaacaaatacatgacacaattacaaaaaaaaaaaaaaaagaaaaaatatttgtaaatgctaaattatataaataaataatatataatatgttttacatttacaaatctcaaattatttaagttatttacttttttttaagttaaagcaatggcatttaaatatatataaaaaaaaatttctttatctcagcatatttacattttttatgcattttattcatttatatatttataatttgtttttacttaGCAAATGGTTCTGAAATATGCTATTTAGTGCTTTATCTCagcatatttacaattttttaaatttgacttatttcaaaacttaatttttgcaaaattatctcagcattttaaaattcaatcaattaatttagcaataaatCTCACGTTTAATTGTTCACTctgctaaacaaacaaatcgtATAAAtaactgcataaattaatttgaatttacttttaattgatttaaattcacaattaaattaattaaaatacattgcGCGTGAGTCATGCGATATATCACGTTGTTATACCGAATTCACACCGAAAATTATATGGACACATCGGCTGCCAGCATTGAGACATTAAACGGTTGAGCGTGTGCGCCATTGGGTCTAGGTCTGGTTCTGGCTCTGGTTCTGGTTCTAGGTCTGGCCTTAGTAGTAGTTGCGTGCTCTCATATGCTTTGATCAGTGACTATATTTATGATCATTGTCTTTGTagttgctggtgttgttgttgttgttgttgttgttgttgtaattattgctgttgtgcttgagctctttgtttgcaattgttttaatacGTTATCTTTGTTGACAGGCGGCAAGCGATGTCTTAAATACATAATACGTATTCTTAAATACTCGTAACATACACGTCCGGCCCACGctaatgagagagagagagagagagcagcccTATCAACaatgtaaatacataatataagtatttagttagttagctaATTCTCGAGCTGACGCTGCGCCTTTGATAAGCTTTGCGATTTTAAAACGCCGCGAGGTGAGAGCGACCAACTATAgcaaagttaaaatttaagcaacaggTACTAGCAATAGATAATAAAAGCTCTCCCATATCAAAATGTAAGTTCTATAATATATCAATTGGCTGCATTATCTCAATTGTGTCATAAAATGTTCGGCAGCTGAATTAATAAGTCACAAGCAGCTTATAAAGTTTTctctaacaaaaatatataacaatagtAATTATATTTCGAATAATATACATAGAGCTACTGTGACTCATAATTTTATCAAATCTTGGCCGcaataaatgtgcaaaaataataataaataatttataatcttGCCAAGTGTTTTCAAGCGcaagttttttaaaaattgccagCGTTTGCTATTCAGACTACATGGAAGTGACTCTAGCAGGTATGCTATGGATTATTTCTGGACAGTTTTTGACCGTTACAAATTTCTATTCGCTACTTTTGGGGCTGtggcaaaaataatattcttagctttaaaacaaattcgacgaaatagtaaatattttttctaatgAATTATCATTGTTGCTTGAAAGCATGcaaagttatatttataacataaattattgattttttttaaatgtatgctGCACTGTATAatgtcaataatttaatatttaattttactctTAGTTTATGCGCACTaaccaaacaaattgttaaaaaacaatgcaaatttttggaTTGCCAAACAGTTTGATTCTCTCGAGTCCTACCAAATGTTTATCCGACTCTTAAAGTTTAGCAACCGCACTTGACAGGATTTttgaacacacacaagcaaccaAACTCACGCTGAAACAGAAGCTTTGACGAAGCTTAATTAAGACGAACGAAACCAAGTATCAAAGTATTAGGACGGGCAGCAAATTGGAGCAAAGTCTAATTGGCAACTGAAATTGAGACGGCAAcgcaaaagtaacaacaactgGCGCACTGGGCAAAAGCCAAGAAGCAACCCAAAATGTTAGCAAACAAAACGGGATAATTAGGCGACAATAGCAAATGCCGACAAATTAATTAGTCGTTTagacaaataagcaaacaaatgcgcaagcaattaatgcaaatattataagaATAAAAAGTGGCAACGATAAGGCTagcgaaaaaagcaaaaaaaaaaaaaaaagaaaaaagaaaattaaacaacaacgaacacaaacaaaataaacgcaaTAAATTGACAAGTAGAATGTTCACCGCAAAGGAAAATGATGAAGAGCGCGGCTCCAAGGGCAGCTCATTAACGCTGATTTCTAATTAGTccaaaagaaagagagagagagagagagagagagagagagagagagagaaaattgAGAGAAAAGGATTGACTCGCTCACAATCagtaagacacacacacacacacacaaacgcaccaCCCAGATTTGGTGTTGAGTTGACATGAGTTAGAGGACGTCTTGAATTTGCATTCGAACCAGCTGAATCCAGAGGCTcttctgctcctgctgctgctgcgcaggCGGCTGCTCCCAATCCCGCTGCTGAAGTTACAGTTACTGGAGCTGGACGTCGCCGTTTATTCCAGCCACGACGCGAACTGACACTGTACTGACCACCAGCTCCGCCTGCGAGCTTATCAAAACTATTGCCCATTGCACTGCTCACTCGCCTACGCACTTCTTTAGTCTatagtatgtgtgtaaatgtgtttagtagtatgtgtgcatgtgcgtCAGAGCTTTGAAAAGAGAGTACATGTTGGTTAGTACAAATGATCTGCAGGTCCGTGATTCTTGAAAACTTTCGCTCGTCGAAAATGCTAAAGTGCATGGCTGGAtatctgcgtgtgtgtgtgtgtgtgtgagtttgtgtgCAGCAACAAGCTAAAGCACTGCAATGAGCTTTTCAAAAATTGAGAGTGAAACGAGAGAGTGAAAGCGCGAGAGGATGTATACAGTAGTCAGCTGATGCAGGCGAAGGCCAGTCTgttactgcagctgctgctgctgcattatgcagcaacaacaacggtcTTTCGTATATTCAGGGTCAAACAATtcaagcaacaagaacaactgGCTATTGATTTTAAACAGTGTCCTCACGacatttaacacacacaatGAGTAGCAAAAGTTAGTAAACtgtgttaataataatagtaaatgaTTTGTGCTCATGAGTTTGCCagttagcattaaaatatgttgttaAAGAATTAAAAGTTATTGACTGAGCTGCATACATTGCCGTCATGGCCCAGATAAAAGCCCACGCGATGCGTATGTCCCGGCGCTGGCTGTgagctttgttgctgctgttgaggctgctgctgctgctgctctgacgctgcgctgctttgcgaGGACTGACGTAGGTCCTGATACCCGGACTCCAACTCTGTGTATGACATGCCGTTGCTTGCGTGGGTGTTTCAGCTGCGTGGGTTAGTTTTGCCTTTGTATGTTTTGATGAATGCAAAGCAAGCAGCGACAATGTTTTTACattatgacacacacacacacatgtatacacacacgcacgaaGGGGGGATGCCGGGCGCAGGAGCTGTTGGTACACAAAAACACGCCTACGTAACGTGCTgggtttatttataataatttcacTTTGACTTGTATATATTGCACACACTTTTAGAGCTTTTTTCGCTATTtgcgttttgcatttgttcGTTTTAGTGTTTAACCTTTACTTtacactttgtttgcttgcactttgctttgcagccAATTTCGAAAATGTTTTGGCgaattttaaacttattatTCACATACGCAAATCTGAGCTGTTGACAATAGTGCTGGGTCGTTCGCGAACGAACTCAGACAGTCAATTGAACAACGTTTACACAACTCTAGCGCTAACGCAATCGTGAACTTATCGTCGAGCTGTTATCGCGGCGTACGACTATCGAGCACGTAGCTGTGCGAAGAGAGCGACATGCCTAACATTGTTGCCATCTCTCACGGACTTGTACTTGTTTGTAAACGaaacatatacaaaaattttcaCAATGTTTCAAACAACAGTATTTAATTAGAAAGTggcaaaagaaatttaaaaaatttattaataatgataataacgAGTATTTAAATGAGATTACTTGCAGTAAGACTGAGAAACAGAGTGAAGTGCAAACAAAGACaatcacacagacacacaccgAGACCAGACCATGAGTAACTATAGGTATGGTGGGGgaggcggtggcggcggctaCTATGGCATCGAAGTACGCGACATGCACATGCATCAACGCATGTCCTATCCACATCGCTTCACGTTCGTCAGCTCCTGTGTCAAGTACatgatatttttgttaaatttcattttctgGCTCTTTGGCGGCCTCTTGCTGGGCATAGGCGTATACGCCTTTATGGACAAATGGGAGGAGGCCAACGGCTGGGTGCGGCTAGAGACTATTTACGATGTGGTGTTGAATATATCGCTGGTCATGATCATAGCCGGCATTGTTATATTCGTAGTCAGCTTTGCTGGCTGCTTGGGTGCACTGCGTGAGAACACTTACCTGCTAAAGTTCTACTCCATGTGCCTGCTAATCTTCTTCCTCATGGAAATGGCCATTGGTAAGTATGCCAAATACACAGAAATTTTAATCAAGTGTGTG is part of the Drosophila busckii strain San Diego stock center, stock number 13000-0081.31 chromosome X, ASM1175060v1, whole genome shotgun sequence genome and encodes:
- the LOC108606360 gene encoding protein phosphatase 1H, whose protein sequence is MFNNFKNRFISAIAPDLPPLPSSESDYQRGGLRLGQPKPDKFAYARPPFLQLLTSDELRASADHNVRPIIVPRDINLLPWATGYAECVNSGKSEWNEDQGAFCRQVLSDPEHVHPDLPYTYFGVFDGHAGYGAALAASHQFHHILHETLVDCIELLLPREADNESKTPMNPTFPHPIYFQRRVSKDEIIIGALETAFIHMDALIEQDRNRYREAGGCTACVALFIDGKMYTRRLSCISYCICRLLSTKGLRSCEYSMAFSSGKPLE